Within Bos indicus x Bos taurus breed Angus x Brahman F1 hybrid chromosome 2, Bos_hybrid_MaternalHap_v2.0, whole genome shotgun sequence, the genomic segment AATGACCACATGCTTGTAGAATGACTATCAGGGGTGTTGTCTGGGGGCTGGGTTCAGAGAGGCATAGAGTTCTGATTATTGGGAGGTCACAGATATATCTGATACGATTACCAAAGGCTTCCTCCTCTGAGGCTCTCCTGTGGCTTTGCCAAAGCCTATGGAGGCCTTCTGAATGTGGTTCCTGTTTTTATGTCTAATTCTTTGACCCCTGAACTCCCGGAATACCACTTTCAAGAGAAATTGGCTTTGGATGAATCTAACCAgaacctggggcttccccaggggctcaacggtaaagaatccacctgcaattcaggagatgcagaggcgcgggtttcatccctgggtcagaaagatcccctggaggaggaaacggcaactcactccagtactcttgcccggataattccatagacagaggagcctggtgggctgcagtccacagggtcccacaaagagtgggacacgactgaaatgactgagcacacatgcatgcaaccAGAACCTAGCACATCACCTAACACGATgaacagtgaatgaatgagtgaaggaatgaatacATGACTTAGAACCCAGTCTTTGCCCGCTCCTGTCAGTGCCATCACGGACGGTGAATCTCAGCGAATGGTAGTTGTTATCATTAGTACCAGCCAGGAGGACAGAGATTCTGTTGGAAGAAAAACAGCTCCTTAGTGAAGACAGAGGACAGGGGTGGGCCTTAgggaagggctacagtccagaccCTCAGGTGTCTGAGTGTGGCTGTCAGGAATTCTGGCCTGGGGAAAGAATTGGGCATCCCTCCCAGCCCCTCGCCTCCCTCATACACAAGACTTTCCTGGGGCCACTCAGAGCCCATCCTGGACCAGGCCACATGCTGTCACAGGCACCAGTGGTCCCCGAGtcaggtcaggcttccctgggcctcagcccCATTCAGCTCTGTCCCTCATAAAACCTGAGTCACTTCTGGGGCCACAAGACAGGGTCAAAGTTCCGGGTTCCATCAGCCTCTCAGGAGGGAGGGAACTGGAGAAAGGGGGAGGGCAGTTGGGGGCATGGGTCCATTTCCGGCCTTAAGGGCCCCTGTGATGGTCTGGGGGCTGCCTCACACAGAGGGGGAGCTGCAGACAGGCCGGTACTGAGGCTGATCTCTTGCATTCTTGAGGCCTGAGAATAGGATTGCCCTACTAGAGTAGCCTGGAAGTCAGAGTGGGGACTGCCTGGCCCCCTCCAGGACTGCTGTGCCTCCTTTAAAAGTAAACACCCCaaaacacagagtcttagttTACCAGATACATTAGGGAGTTTGATGTGGTGGTTCACCACTTAGGGTTAGATTCAACCCTTGTCTCTGCTACTGAGTGACTCTGGGCAAATttcctaacctctctgagtcttttCCCCCACCCACATCTGCAGAAGGGGAATGTGTgttcataatttataaataatttattctgtcttaaaaagttgaagtatacttgatttacgaTATTGTGTTAGTGTCAAGTACtaatatatagcaaagtgatcaaCTATGTATtatcttccattataggttattacaagatattgaatatagatcCCTGTGCAATCTAGTAGATCCTtgctgcttatctgttttataaacagtggtttgtatctgctaatctcataCTCCTAGTTTatgcctccccctcccctgtgGTAACCACAAGCTTGTTTTCAGTGTCTGGGAGGCTGTTTCTATTTTGCCCATAGATTTTTCTGGGCTGTGTTgtgtggcttgcgggatcttagttctgaccggggattgaacctgtaccctccGCAGCGCGagcgccaagtcctaaccgctggaccactagggaattcccatgcatagattcatttgtatcattgtttagtttctacatgtaagtgatatcatattatgtttgtctttctctgatttacttcactaagtatgctgctgctgctgctaagtcgcttcagtcgtgtccgactctgtgcgaccccatagatggcagcccaccaggctcccccatccctgggattctccaggcaagaacactggagtgggttgccatttccttctccaatgcatgaaagtgaaaagggaaagtgaagtcgctcagtcgtgtccgacccttcgcgaccccatggtacTCCCTAGGTCCATCCCTAtttttgcaaatggcaatatctttcttttttatggctgaataatagtccactgtgtttatacaccacattttcttaaaccagtcatctattgatggacactttagttgcttccatgtctcgaCTATTATAaagaatgctgctatgaacatttaagtgtatgtatctttttgaattagagtttgcATCTTTTCTGAATATCTatccaagagtgggattgctggatgatatggtacctcactttttagttttttaagaaaactccatactgtttgccATAGTGAATAATTTATTCTTTATGGGGAAACTTAGGAGCCAGCATTTTAGTTTATAAAGtgagtttttattctttctctcatACTGGATTctgacaataaccctgtgaagtGCATACTCTTGTTATTCCAGTTTTCTGGCCAGGGGCCCTGAAACTTGCTGGGGGAAAGTGGCTGCTCAAGGTCATCTTGCTGATGAGTGACAGTGATAGGGGGAACCCAGCTTTGCTTGAGGCCAAAGCTGTCTTTCCTCACCTTCCTTCATCACGATTGGAAACAGGGTCAGAACATTGCTTGTCTAGTTTTCAGCTTTCCGGTTTTCTAGTTTTTAGCTCCTAGAGGACTAGCCCCAGGGCTCCTTGGGCAGTCACAGCCCTGTCCACAGACCAGTGAGTCGGATCCACATGcctgtctcttttcttcctctctctccttctaggCTTAGGCCTCAGCTTCACCCCTTGAAGGGCTGTGGCATAGGAGAACGCCTGAAAGTAGGGAGAGGGGTGGGAGCTCTGAGGGCATCGTGCCcgttttactgatgaagaaacaaAGGCCCTGAAATTCAAATGACCGACCTGAGGTTACTCAGCCTGACCTCTGCAGAGATAGTTATTCTACACTGCAGGGAGCCACCCTGACCACTCCCCTGAccccatcttttttctttccgGAACCCTCTGCAGCGAGCTGGACCACAGCGAGCCAAGGACACCTCAGGACGCCTTGCCAGGGCCCAACATGGAGGAGGCCAGCGGGCCTCCGGCTGAGGCCAAGGCCCGAGTGGTGAGCACCACGCTGACATGGCGGCAGCGGCCCCCGGCCCAGGACGAGGTCAAACACCGTTTCCACAAGGTGTCCCTGGTGTCAGGGGCCCAGTCGGAAGCCCCGTCCGAGGAGACGTCTGAGTCCAGCCATCGTCGAGAGGAAGTCAATGGCTTTGCTGTCCGGGAGGAAGAGACCATGAACCACCAGGGCCCCAGGGACGGGGCTGGCTCCAAGAGCTTCCAGAGCCATGGGCCCATCTTTTCCAAGAAGTACACATTACCCCTCAAGGAGAAAAGGCCAGTGGGAAGACTGAAGGAGGCTGCGGAGCAGGGTGacggcagcccccagccccccaggacCGAGCCGCCCAGCGCGGGAGTCACGGCCAGGACTCAGTTGTCGGTGCCAGCGCACGGGCCCCGGGAGCCGAGCCCCCACCCGGGTGTGAGTTTCACCAGCGGGAGCTCCAGGAGCCTGGAGGAGCGGCGGGTGACACGCACTGTGCGGACCACCGTGATGGTGGGAGGGCACGTGGACCGCCGGGTGAACAGCACCGTGATCAACTCCGTGGGGCCCGCGCTCGTGGGCGAGGCCCTGCCAAGGGGCCGCAATGCTGCCCGCTCGGTGCGGGCAGTGGTGGTGAACCCGCGGGCCGAGGGCTCCCCCAGTCGCACTCAGGCCCTGGAGCTGCTAAGTAGCCTTGTGCCCACTGAGCGGACCGCCCCCACCAGCCGGCTTCCCAGGCCCCTGGCTGCTGTGCCAAGGAGTCCAGATCTGGGCAGCACAGAAGGGTCAGCCCTGAGGCAGCTGCCTGAGACGAGGACAGCAGAGCCGAAGGACAGATCTGCCCCGGGCCCTgcgggcttcctggaggaagctcACCCCACTCCGAGCCAGGAGGTCCCTGCAGCCCACCCAGACCAGGAACAGGACAGAACCCTGGGTGCCGGGGTCCATGAGGTCCCAAGGGTGCAGAGACCCACCAGCCCCACCCAGTCCCCTCTCCAGACCTCTCAGGGCCACACCCCAGTACCTTCCTCTCCCAGACTCCAGACCCGAACCCTCTCCCTGGACCTAGTTCAACCTCCAGAGCAACCTGAAGCACCTACTCAGGCTCGGGCCCAGCTCACTCTCAAGCCCCGGggaccccaggccctgccctccatCAAAAGAGAAGGGCTTTCAGATCCCCCTGCGGCCACCGTCCTTCCTATGGTGAAGACTGAGGTTGTGATAGTCCCTGGACAATCTCTTGCTCCATCCTCTATGAGATGGAAGGCCATCACCAGCCCGGGAGGTCTTTCTGCTCCATCCTCCCCAAAGAATAAGGTTGTTCAGGACTCTGAAAAAGTCCCTGTTGTCTCCCTTACCCAGAAAGAGATAGTACAGGGCCCTGGAGTTCCTGCTGACTCATCTCCCAACCAAAAAGAGGTAGTGCAGGGTCTGAGTGCTCCTGCTGCCTCAGGCCCCAAACCAACCAACGTTGCCCAGGGCCCAGAAGTCAGCCTGATCAGCCAGAAAGAGGTCGTCTGGAGTACAGCAGGCAGCCcggtccctcccctccccaaggaAGAGGCTGCTCAAGGCCTGACAATTCCTGCCGTTCCATCCCCCAAACAGGAAAAGGTTGTCCAGGGGTCTGAAGAAAGCATCGTCTCATCTCCCACCCAAAAAGAAGTTGTCCAGGACCCTGATGCTTCTAATGTCCCATCTTCCACTCAGAAAGTAGCTGTCCAGGCCCCAGCCACTCTCATCGCCCCCTCCTCCTCAGTGGGCAAGGTATCCTCTGGTCCAGGAGGTCCCCCAGCCCCGGTGATGATGGGAGCAGAGACCAGCCAGGAGTCCCAGCTTGTCCCTGAAGCCACCAAGGACAAGACATTCCTGGAGCCAtcgagggaggaggaggaggtggcccTGACTGCTGACCTGGAGATTTTCCTGGATACCCTGCGGAGCATGGAGCCTCCTGAGATCCTGCGCACTCACCGGCTACCTCGAGCCCCCCGCTCCTCCTACCTGGCCATGTACGCCACCCTGCCTGCCATCGAGGAGGACCAGCCTGGGCCATGTGTGCTGGGACCCAGCCCCCAGGAGGTGCCCGCCCTGGAAgtaaagaaggaggagaaggcacaggaggaggaggaagaagagccaGAGAACCCCTACCTGAGCGACGATGAAAAGCTCCAGCGCAGGCAGGAGAGAGCCAGGCTAGGCCCCCCCAGGGACCCCTCCCCTGCCCGGCCCACCCAGGTCTCTTGCTCTCCTCTGGAGATGATGAAGAAGCATGTAGCAGGTGCCAAGGGCCCCCACCCAGAACCTGGGCCAGAGTGGCAGGCAGGCAGCCGGCCCACTTCCCGTCTTGGAGGCAGCCTCCTCTTTGGGGGTCTGGTGCCTGCCCTGAAGGAGGCCCCCACCTCGGAACCACTGGGCACAAAACTATCCGCTCTGCAGCCCCACAGGGCACCGGGGCTCAAGAAGGGTCCAGGACAGCTGCCCCTGCTCTACAGTGAAAGGCCACCTCCAGAAAAGCCGGCACGTGCCCGGCCTCCGGAGGGGTGGGTGAGTGAGGCCTTGGGCGGGCAACGGAGGAGGGCCTGGCCTCATCTAGGCCAGGGTTTGGATCCTGTGAGGACCCGGATCCTGGGAGGCAGTCTCCCAATCCAAGCAGCAAGCTGTTTGCACTGCGGATTCCGAAGGGCTTGATAAAATCTCAGAAGCTGGGGAAGGGGGCAGTTCCGGGGACAGAGTGATGAAGCCCCCGGGGGCTGGGAGCAAGTGTAGCATTCTCTGTGGGCCAGCTCTTTGCGGGGTGGAGGTCTGCAGGGAGGATATGGGATTCACGGAGCTGCAGGTTGAGAGTGGCAATAAGGAGGCAACCCCATAAAGACGTATCACGGCTCTCCATTCCAGAGcccagcactgaagacccagggCAAGCTGAACACGAGACCTGGAAAGGTAGGGGGCGCTGGGGTTGGGGGGCAAATGGGTGAGAGAGCAGGAGGCGGAGGTTCCGGGGACGGGCCCTAAGGACCCCTCTGGGCCTTCTTGCAGATTATCCTCTTCTCAGAGCCTGGCTGCCAAGGCAGCCGCAGGGAGGTCTGGGAAGATGCTGATGATGCTTCCGGCTGGGCCCGTGTGGCCTCCGTACGGGTGGTCCGAGGCTGGTGAGTGCGGAGCTCCCGGTGGGCTCTGGCGTGTGAACCTTGGGGATGTGAGGACAGTGAGAAGTGCCCACTGAGGGcagaagccccccaccccccgccatagCTACCCAGAGACCCTGCCTTGCAGGGACATCCTCCCCACCCAACTCCATTCAATGACCCTAGGTCTCTGTGCCCACAGCTGGGTGCTGCACGAACAGCCAGGATTCCAGGGCCAGAAGCTGGTCCTGCCTCAAGGGGATACAGAACTTGGAGCCCCAGGATCCGCATGGAGTACCCAAGGCATCGGCTCCCTGAGGAGGGTCGTCCGGGTGAGTGGCTGGGTGTGGGGGACCAGATGTTGCCTCATCTACCCTAAGTCCCAGGCCTTGAGGAGGAAGACAGAGACACCTAGAGCTGGGATTTCTGGGAGAGATCACAGGATTGGAGCCTGAAGAGGGTTTATACCTGTATAGAGTCCTGACCGTGGAGCCAATTGGAGAAGAAAGGGATTCTGGGGGATGCTCAGCCTGGCTTGCACTAGCTCCAGCTGGAGCTTGGGGAAGGATGGAGTTAGAGCAACAGAAATGGGTGGGGGTGGCTGTGGGCACTCACCACCCACCCAGGGCCCAGGCGTTCAGGCCCACAGCCAGAGTTGAGGTGCCGCGTATagatgcacgcacacacagatgtttccctggtagctcagtgctaaagaatctgcctgccaatgcaggagacaggggtttggtccctgggtcaggaagatcccttagagaaggaagtcgcaacccactccagtgttcttgcctgggaaatcccatggacaggaacatggccagctatagtccatggggtcgtaaagagtcggacacgaccaaaggGACTAAACAACAGGACGTGGTCGGAAAGGGCACAGTCAGTATTACAGTTTCATATCGCTAAGGTGGGGAAGTACCATGGTCAGAACACAAATTTACAAATCACTAAAATTAAGCTGACAAAACCATCTTGGACACCAGAGAGACCCAGAAGAGAAAGCGGAAATCTAAAATCAGGGCCTAACAGAcgttttgggatttttttcttcttcttcttcttttttaatggaaggaCAAAATAACCCTTGAGTCCAGAGCTGTTGCAATACTCCTGGTAAGAGAGGAAGAGAATCTTATGTTAACTAGGGCAGTGGCCTGGCCATGCAAAAGAGGGGATGAGAATTTTCAAAGCCTCTCCAGAAACACAGAGGTGTTTGTAGACAATTTATTGTGAGCTTCTCACCATAAATTCATCTTCATGTGGGAGGTAATGAGGTACAAAAGAGAGCCAAGGGCTTTGAAGTCCGGTGGACTTGGGTTCCTTTTATTCAGTCAGCATTGATTCGGTGCCTAGTGTGCTCCAGGCACTGGGACGTGCTGGGTTGCAACAGTGAACAAAAACTGCACTGCTCTGTTCTTGGCCCCTGCCACTTACAGGCTGGGTGCCCTCAGGCAGCCCACTTAACCTCACTGGGTCTGACTTTCCTAGTCTGTGAACGCCGTTAACACTTCCCGCTGGGAAGACCGAATGAGAAGGGGTAGGACAGGACCTTAGCATATGTCTTACACTCAGTAGATGtttcataaacatttaaaaaatacttatttatttacttattcagctatgctgggtcttagttgcagcatctggggtctagttctctgaccagggatcaaacctgggccccctgtattgggagctcagcatcttagccactggatgaccagagaagtccctgtttcATAAACATTTGATGAAGAAGTGAGTGAATAAAAATGATCCTGATGAAGAAGAAGCACCCAGAAATGCGGAAAGGACCTGTAGCTTCCTGAGATGCAGTGCAGGTGGAggccagtttcagttcagttcagtcactcagttgtgtctgactctttgtgaccccatggactgcagcatgccaggcctccctgtccatcaccaactcccagagtttactcaaactcatgtctattgagtcggtgatgccatccaaccatctcatcctctgtcatccctttctcctcctgccttcaatctttcccagcatcagggtcttttccattgagtcagttctttgcatcaggtggccaaagtagtggagtttcagcttcagcatcagtccttccagtttaGGAAGGGGTAGAAATTGGTATAGAATTGGAATTGTATATGAAGAAGGATCAAATTCAGATCTCCGGAAATGGCTGTCCATCCTGCCCATCCCTCCACCAGGCTGGAAATGAGGCTCCCAGAGGCAGGGCAAAGGGCATGGTACTTGGCAGGCTCCTGCTGAGAACTTTGGTCTTAGGTCCCAAAGGGCCAGCGAGGGACCAGCGAGGGCTTTGGACTCACGCTTACCTGGCTGACATTGCAGAGAACACCCCAGTTGTTTCTGGCTTCTGGGGAGAAGCCCCTGGCAGCCCCAGCTGAACAGACTTAGGGAGGCAGGTGTGGACAGGGGTAGTCTCTGAAGGGTGAtgggtggttttgtttttgtttttgtttttgtttttatcttttgactATGCCacacggcatatgggatcttagtttcctgaccagggattgaacccatgctcccctGAATTGGcaacggagtcttaaccactggctgttgttgttcagttgctaagtcatgtccgactctttgtgaccccatggactgcagcatgccaggcttccctgtttttcactatctctcacagtttgctcaaactcatgtccatcgagtcggtgatgtcatccaacaatctcatcctctgttgtcccttctcctcctgccctcaaccttcccagcatcagggtcttttccaatgagttggctcttcacatcaggtggccagagtattggagcttcagcttcagcattagtccttcaatgaatactcagggtttatttcctttaggaatgagtggttggatttccttgccgtccaagggactctcaagagtcttctccagcaccgcaattcaaaagcatcgattctttggcactcagtctccTTTactgtccaattctcacatccatacgtgactctggaaaaaccatagctttgactctatggacttttgtcaagcaaagtgatatctctactttttaatacactgtctaggtttgtcatagctttccttccaaggagcaaacgtctttcaatttcacggctgcagtcaccattcgcagtgatttgggagcccaagaaaataaagtctgtcactacttccacttttccccctctatttgccatgaagtgatgggactggatgccatgatcttagttttctgaatgttgagttttaagccagctttttcactctcctctttcacccttataagaggctctttagttcctcttcactttctgccattagagtggtatcatctgcatagatgaggttattgatatttctcccagcaatcttgattccagcctgtgattcatccagcctggcattttgcatgatgtactctgcatttaagttaaacaagcaggatgacagtacacagccttgtcacactcctttcccaattttgagtcaGTTAGttgttccctgtctggttctaactgttgcttcttgacctgcatacagatttctcagaaggcaggtggtctggtcccatctcttcaagaattttccaaagtttgttgtgattcacacaaaggttttagcatagtcaatgaagcagaagtagatgctttcctggaatttccttgctttctctatgaccaacgaatgttggcaatttgatctattgttcctctgccttttctaaatacagcttgtacatctggaagttcttggttcacatattgctgaagcctagcttgaaggattttgagcataatcttgctagcatgcgaaagtgagtgcaattgtacagtaatttgaacattctttggcattgtccttctttgggattggaatgaaaactaacttttttcagtcctgtggccacttctgagttttccaaatttgctggcatattgagtgcagcactttaacagcatcatcttttaggatttgaaatagttcagctggcaTTCCATcggctccactagctttgttcgtggtaatacttcctaaggtccactcgacttcacactccaggatgtctagctctagctgagtgaccacaccatcgtggtcatTGGGGCCATTATGACTCCCTCTTCCAGGGAGGTCCAAGGTGCTGTTTTACACTTCATTTTCccacccttctccttctgcaggATTACATTACCCCAGAGATCAGTCTGTACTCTGAGGAGGGCCTCAAAGGGGAGCAAGTGAAGCTGACTGAGGCCTTGGAGGATCCCCAGGGCCTGGAGAGGCCCCTGCAAGTGgcatctgccactgtttctgcaGGACTGTGAGTCTGGGCTTTCTGGAAGCCCTTCATTTAACACTCACTCCgctgggtgctggggacacagaggtGACAGGACATGGTTCCTGCCTGCGAGATGTGCTCAGCGTACTGGTGGGGCCAGGAAGGAAGCACACAGTAGCAATCCGGAATTccaggatggaggagcatggGGCTGCAGGAGCAAAGAACAGCGCCAAACCAGCCCAGGtcagagaagccttcctggaggaggagactcCTCAGCTGGGATGAACTGGCTCCGTGAAGGCAGGGACTTCATACGTTTTGTTCACTACTGTGTCCCTGATGCCTGAAGCAGGACCTGGCATAGGGTAGATGGCCCTGAATATCTGTTAATTGAAtgaatgggggggtgggggagagtatACTGGAACCTACAAAGGCCCAGAGGTGAGAGATCTAAGCTTTGAAAGTTCAGTCTGGCCAGAGAAAGCAGCACAACTGGGGAGATGGGAGGCCCAGGAGGAAGGCCTCTTTGTGCAGCTGGGCTGTATCATGAGGCTAATGGGGAA encodes:
- the CRYBG2 gene encoding beta/gamma crystallin domain-containing protein 2 isoform X2 encodes the protein MAERRGGLGARLARRLAGLGVRRERKGKRTPEEARSRDRPWGGQSCPDLAQGQGSTSKVSLKAQAQSHSELDLRAGSLGSWLWKRRHSSVGPVEPLGRLQRPAVGSASDLANHASMGPESLAPAVTSGEPAGARGPSGPPPVPGCLEQGPPGHTCQQPPHSARGFPLWPKAPSNLEDVLPHPASCPRAEGAKGEPTTSGPALPEPTLPEPAQTLRERPSARRTRYYRITVSLQGREQAPGEETEEPKPAQPAPHPCGPEESRGWQEPPQGPRPITGCLADPPQEPQLRAPPHQGSTVQQQELRAGWTPGSPHRRELDHSEPRTPQDALPGPNMEEASGPPAEAKARVVSTTLTWRQRPPAQDEVKHRFHKVSLVSGAQSEAPSEETSESSHRREEVNGFAVREEETMNHQGPRDGAGSKSFQSHGPIFSKKYTLPLKEKRPVGRLKEAAEQGDGSPQPPRTEPPSAGVTARTQLSVPAHGPREPSPHPGVSFTSGSSRSLEERRVTRTVRTTVMVGGHVDRRVNSTVINSVGPALVGEALPRGRNAARSVRAVVVNPRAEGSPSRTQALELLSSLVPTERTAPTSRLPRPLAAVPRSPDLGSTEGSALRQLPETRTAEPKDRSAPGPAGFLEEAHPTPSQEVPAAHPDQEQDRTLGAGVHEVPRVQRPTSPTQSPLQTSQGHTPVPSSPRLQTRTLSLDLVQPPEQPEAPTQARAQLTLKPRGPQALPSIKREGLSDPPAATVLPMVKTEVVIVPGQSLAPSSMRWKAITSPGGLSAPSSPKNKVVQDSEKVPVVSLTQKEIVQGPGVPADSSPNQKEVVQGLSAPAASGPKPTNVAQGPEVSLISQKEVVWSTAGSPVPPLPKEEAAQGLTIPAVPSPKQEKVVQGSEESIVSSPTQKEVVQDPDASNVPSSTQKVAVQAPATLIAPSSSVGKVSSGPGGPPAPVMMGAETSQESQLVPEATKDKTFLEPSREEEEVALTADLEIFLDTLRSMEPPEILRTHRLPRAPRSSYLAMYATLPAIEEDQPGPCVLGPSPQEVPALEVKKEEKAQEEEEEEPENPYLSDDEKLQRRQERARLGPPRDPSPARPTQVSCSPLEMMKKHVAGAKGPHPEPGPEWQAGSRPTSRLGGSLLFGGLVPALKEAPTSEPLGTKLSALQPHRAPGLKKGPGQLPLLYSERPPPEKPARARPPEGWSPALKTQGKLNTRPGKIILFSEPGCQGSRREVWEDADDASGWARVASVRVVRGCWVLHEQPGFQGQKLVLPQGDTELGAPGSAWSTQGIGSLRRVVRDYITPEISLYSEEGLKGEQVKLTEALEDPQGLERPLQVASATVSAGLWLLYPKPFFEDTPCILEPGEYPTSEAWGASDPSMGSLKPMRLGCPSVERPGEPKAVVYEAPGFQGRSWEVNRDIYNLQQPEDSQSPNLASVGSLRVLGGCWVGYEKEGFRGHQYLLEEGEYTDWSRWGGYNEVLTSLRVIRTDFGDPAVVLFEAMDFEGPGVEVSEALPDVELAGHGPRTQAIHVLSGVWVAYQEVGFSGEQYVLEKGVYRNCDDWGSGNSALASLQPVLQVGEHNLHFISKIQLFSGPDFLGDHISFEDDQSSLPTSFQPQSCRVHGGSWILFDEKNFEGEQYILSEGEFPTLTAMGCLASTVLGSLRKVPLYFSEPSIFLYGLECFEGKEIELSGEVRSLQAEGFNNHVLSVRIKGGVWVLCEHSDFRGRQWLVGSCEITNWLTYSGTQRVGSLYPIKQRRAYFRLWNAALGGFLTVPDHVEDMKAGRVVVSEPQAGGSNIWFYEDGLLKNQVAPTMSLQVIGPPSTGSKVVLWAESRLPRQTWSISELGYICSQMFEGRILDVKGGRGYDRDHAVLWELAKDRASQIWTVHVL
- the CRYBG2 gene encoding beta/gamma crystallin domain-containing protein 2 isoform X3 codes for the protein MGPESLAPAVTSGEPAGARGPSGPPPVPGCLEQGPPGHTCQQPPHSARGFPLWPKAPSNLEDVLPHPASCPRAEGAKGEPTTSGPALPEPTLPEPAQTLRERPSARRTRYYRITVSLQGREQAPGEETEEPKPAQPAPHPCGPEESRGWQEPPQGPRPITGCLADPPQEPQLRAPPHQGSTVQQQELRAGWTPGSPHRRELDHSEPRTPQDALPGPNMEEASGPPAEAKARVVSTTLTWRQRPPAQDEVKHRFHKVSLVSGAQSEAPSEETSESSHRREEVNGFAVREEETMNHQGPRDGAGSKSFQSHGPIFSKKYTLPLKEKRPVGRLKEAAEQGDGSPQPPRTEPPSAGVTARTQLSVPAHGPREPSPHPGVSFTSGSSRSLEERRVTRTVRTTVMVGGHVDRRVNSTVINSVGPALVGEALPRGRNAARSVRAVVVNPRAEGSPSRTQALELLSSLVPTERTAPTSRLPRPLAAVPRSPDLGSTEGSALRQLPETRTAEPKDRSAPGPAGFLEEAHPTPSQEVPAAHPDQEQDRTLGAGVHEVPRVQRPTSPTQSPLQTSQGHTPVPSSPRLQTRTLSLDLVQPPEQPEAPTQARAQLTLKPRGPQALPSIKREGLSDPPAATVLPMVKTEVVIVPGQSLAPSSMRWKAITSPGGLSAPSSPKNKVVQDSEKVPVVSLTQKEIVQGPGVPADSSPNQKEVVQGLSAPAASGPKPTNVAQGPEVSLISQKEVVWSTAGSPVPPLPKEEAAQGLTIPAVPSPKQEKVVQGSEESIVSSPTQKEVVQDPDASNVPSSTQKVAVQAPATLIAPSSSVGKVSSGPGGPPAPVMMGAETSQESQLVPEATKDKTFLEPSREEEEVALTADLEIFLDTLRSMEPPEILRTHRLPRAPRSSYLAMYATLPAIEEDQPGPCVLGPSPQEVPALEVKKEEKAQEEEEEEPENPYLSDDEKLQRRQERARLGPPRDPSPARPTQVSCSPLEMMKKHVAGAKGPHPEPGPEWQAGSRPTSRLGGSLLFGGLVPALKEAPTSEPLGTKLSALQPHRAPGLKKGPGQLPLLYSERPPPEKPARARPPEGWSPALKTQGKLNTRPGKIILFSEPGCQGSRREVWEDADDASGWARVASVRVVRGCWVLHEQPGFQGQKLVLPQGDTELGAPGSAWSTQGIGSLRRVVRDYITPEISLYSEEGLKGEQVKLTEALEDPQGLERPLQVASATVSAGLWLLYPKPFFEDTPCILEPGEYPTSEAWGASDPSMGSLKPMRLGCPSVERPGEPKAVVYEAPGFQGRSWEVNRDIYNLQQPEDSQSPNLASVGSLRVLGGCWVGYEKEGFRGHQYLLEEGEYTDWSRWGGYNEVLTSLRVIRTDFGDPAVVLFEAMDFEGPGVEVSEALPDVELAGHGPRTQAIHVLSGVWVAYQEVGFSGEQYVLEKGVYRNCDDWGSGNSALASLQPVLQVGEHNLHFISKIQLFSGPDFLGDHISFEDDQSSLPTSFQPQSCRVHGGSWILFDEKNFEGEQYILSEGEFPTLTAMGCLASTVLGSLRKVPLYFSEPSIFLYGLECFEGKEIELSGEVRSLQAEGFNNHVLSVRIKGGVWVLCEHSDFRGRQWLVGSCEITNWLTYSGTQRVGSLYPIKQRRAYFRLWNAALGGFLTVPDHVEDMKAGRVVVSEPQAGGSNIWFYEDGLLKNQVAPTMSLQVIGPPSTGSKVVLWAESRLPRQTWSISELGYICSQMFEGRILDVKGGRGYDRDHAVLWELAKDRASQIWTVHVL